The Hippoglossus stenolepis isolate QCI-W04-F060 chromosome 1, HSTE1.2, whole genome shotgun sequence DNA segment TCATGAggcgggggggaggggggcatGATTCTGAAAGAGGGTGAAGGTAAATGCTAAATAATGGATGTTCTCACTGATGATGCTGGAATGCAAAACATTTCTAATTCCCAATAAAAGCAAATTTCAATCTGCGGCgttcatgcaaacaaacacactcgtAAAGGCCCTCCAACTAAACCAGAGTATGTTATAAAAGCTAATATTTTTTTGGAGTTGACACTGATTGCAGAATAGACAacacttgattgattgatttatcatTATTTCGATTGTAAGACAAGCAGGACATGCTGCACTTGAGGCCTGAGAGAGAATCCCATTCCTTGCAGACCCGCCTcctgaagaggaaggaggggagaaaGAATCTCTGCTGACAGCAGAGGTTTTAGACTCCCGTCGGAGAAGCATAATGTAACATACACTGACAGTTAGCGTCAACAGTGCCGACATcaccagaggagcagctgaTATCAGCAActccactctttttttttttggggtaaaTGCTTTTGAAGTAAACGGGATCCTGGGAATGGAGATAAAAGATCCCTGGCTGTGGTCTTTGCAGAGTCGATAGCTTTACTGTGCTACAAACACATTCTCTGTAGTCCGTCGTCTTCCAAAGAGACAGTTTGGTCAAAAAGGAAGCGAGACCGCTTTGAATGCGATGGGAACCTCCAAGCATGGGTATGAGGAAGTGGCGacaaaggagggagggaggaagagaaatgcAGTGTGTAAGGACTATGGTAGGCATTTCATCAGCTACATACTTTCTACTCAGCTTCTCATGTCCCCATCAGCCCTCAGCTGGCTGGGAAAGCACTGGCTCCGATCCTTTGGCCGAGTgacaaccaaaacaaaccagaacTTCTCACCAGACACAGAAAGatcttgtatttttttgtatattttaggTGTGCAAAATCTCAAACATTCTGAGGCTACATTCACactctttgtttcctctttctctccttgtcAGACTCATTCTTACTGATGGCAGTCTCTTCTATATTTGCTACCAAACGTGATGCTACTTCCCTGCATTAGAGCGCCCCTCTATGGACAGTTTGACCTCCTGGGGGATGAACGAGGGCCTTATGTGGCCGGAGTTGCTTATCTGAGGGCGTGGCCCTTCGTCTCCCTTCATACTGTATCTTTGGAGGCCAGGTGAGGACCAGCGTCTCTGAGAGGCACCGAGCGAAGGATGCATTGCTCCCATCCCCGCCCCTGCAAAAGCAGAGCCTTCTGTGTGCAAGTGGTAACTGCTCTGGCTCCTCGGATGCTCTGCTGAGGTCCTACTTGGTCTGATGTGCGACTCAGTGTGGCCAACAACCCCCAAATATGTTGCTTCCTCCTTATCAGCCATGTCTTTCTCCccatccctctgtctttctctgtggatGCGGTCTATCCTGAAATGAGACTGAGGCCGTGACTGCTGGGGGGCAGGAGGCCCCATGAGCTGGTGACTAAGTCCTGATGTGGCATTAGTTTTGCTCAAAGTCCTGGAcaggttctgctgctgctgctgctgctgctgctgctgctgttgttgttgctgctgtgaatgATTGTGCTGtggttgtttctgctgctggggctgaagctgctgctgctgcagggtgatggacacacacacatctcccacTTGCAGATGATGGCAGGCCAGGCCATAAAGCTGGGCCGTGCGCTCGGGGCTGCAGGACGACCAGCCCTGTCCGAACACAAAGAAGGGGTGCTCCGGAGGCACGTCGATGGTCACTTTGCTCTGCTGCTCACcaacagtgaagtgaagcgaCACGAGACCTGGTCTCTGCTGGCTGGCTCGGATGTCCACCACCATGCTGGAGTCAATCTTAAGCCCCCCACTCACCTCCGCACTCCGCACAAAGTCCTGAGTCTGCAGGTCCTCCACACGCTTCAGTTCCCCAGTTGCCAGCTGGATAATGGCACCCTTCATGAAGTGTGACGGGTTGCTGGGAGTGGCGGCGGGAGCGAGGCTTGAAGCTAAGGCCTGAGTTATATCTGCTGAAGGCTGGACAGGAGGATGATGGgcaagctgctgctgagctgtggGCGGCTCCGCCTTTTCAGAGAGGCACACTCTGGCTGAAGAATCTGAGGCTTTAAAGTTCGGGTTGAAAGAGGCCATGGTGGTAGAGGCATGGCTTGCTGAGGCATCATTAGCCAGTTCTTGGTAGTGTTGCTGTGGTGCTTGGGGCTGATGCTGCAGGTGATACTCCAGGGGAATAAGAACTGGTTGCCCATTAGCAAGCACAACAGCATGTTGTCCTGTTTGCTGCTGGAGACCGGTCACTCTGGGGTCACTGTAACTCGCCTGCACCGCGTACGCCGTCCGGCTGAAATTGATGCCCGTGCTCTCTCCATGGATCTCTCTGGATCTCTGGTGACCCTGAGAGAGGTTCAGGGGAGCGAAGGAGACCTCTTTCCGCACGCCACTTCCACCTTGGTTAGAGGAAATCAAACGACCAACCACCTGCTGCACctggaagtttaaaaaaaggaagcGAGTTTCAGTCACGAAGCTTTGGCCTAATGAGACTTTGGGCAATGAGTGAACGCACGATTACCTACGGACTCCTGCACGCAAGAAAGGAAAAGTCGAAAATTAACATattctataaataaatactgaggTGAGAAGGTGtagaatgcacacacactccacatgtttaaataataataatgcagacTACAACAACTTccttaaaatgacaaaattacATGTAATTATTCTACTAGTATCACTACTACGAGTGTTACAAGTGTTTGATAGTAGTTAATATAGGTGTATTGAAAATAGAGGGGGTCTGCCTGTCACAGCAATGTCTCGGGCAGTTTTGATCAAAAGTGGATTAAACTTGGCGAGTTGGTTGGAGGCTAAAGGTCACAACA contains these protein-coding regions:
- the atxn1l gene encoding ataxin-1-like, whose amino-acid sequence is MKPAQERNQESLPPKKRDLPPSDSGGGAGASGGAGATGGSGAGGAGGTGGGIGEDEVVSIQNSAANSDTQGGNPSAEWLRAQQGLHYGMDNSDGIPAVPVDQYSMLYKVALPSVTYSPTSLHPVLSHISPAYTVHSPLLQHPGLSYPPLGYTQIPHSSLQFVSSPYAAVPYALPPGFVPGSLISQSGAISQSHSVSHLVPYPSVIQEGVVSPPPQAQVAAHTFAKVAASSGVPMMLQSEQAAQQHLSAVGVLPSAELSSRGMPVFYHTQGARAAIAIRDPHSAQQENEPEMNGRDKEQLAREVALDSAYAARNVRLLQVAPSTAAQEHNQDRGLQNRRLEERSSPGQRSTPDSDLEVQQVVGRLISSNQGGSGVRKEVSFAPLNLSQGHQRSREIHGESTGINFSRTAYAVQASYSDPRVTGLQQQTGQHAVVLANGQPVLIPLEYHLQHQPQAPQQHYQELANDASASHASTTMASFNPNFKASDSSARVCLSEKAEPPTAQQQLAHHPPVQPSADITQALASSLAPAATPSNPSHFMKGAIIQLATGELKRVEDLQTQDFVRSAEVSGGLKIDSSMVVDIRASQQRPGLVSLHFTVGEQQSKVTIDVPPEHPFFVFGQGWSSCSPERTAQLYGLACHHLQVGDVCVSITLQQQQLQPQQQKQPQHNHSQQQQQQQQQQQQQQQQNLSRTLSKTNATSGLSHQLMGPPAPQQSRPQSHFRIDRIHRERQRDGEKDMADKEEATYLGVVGHTESHIRPSRTSAEHPRSQSSYHLHTEGSAFAGAGMGAMHPSLGASQRRWSSPGLQRYSMKGDEGPRPQISNSGHIRPSFIPQEVKLSIEGRSNAGK